A window from Abyssibacter profundi encodes these proteins:
- a CDS encoding TolC family protein, with product MIDRDFDGAWWRLAFLLLCSQPLLAQAWTAQALVDETLAANPGVDALQQAVAAAAWQVEPAGALDDPQLTYAIAPRSVDAAGIDPGHIVGVAQPLPWPGKRAVQRKAAESNVRVAESDLRALRLALSATARQAYAELHYLHGALRINAEQQQRLTELQQATSGRYRAGAGSQHALLRASTRLAERRRQALEFTARRRMVEARVNAMRNRPIHSSVPRPSGWSTLPALPPIAALEGALRQSNPRLLKLQAQGRTAQLNRELAALAYKPDLRLTANYLGTLPRSEYRTQVGVMLNLPLGQSKRRAAEAAADARIAGLEAEQRQQVQHLVAALAEQVAADRAAAQMLQLYRGDLVPLARQTLEAAMADYASGRGDVDAVINAEEGLLQARVGRLAAEARQWKHRARIARLTGGMLDEQLLGETGS from the coding sequence ATGATTGACAGAGACTTCGATGGCGCCTGGTGGCGTCTGGCTTTTTTGCTGTTGTGCAGCCAGCCCCTGCTTGCGCAGGCCTGGACGGCGCAGGCGCTGGTTGACGAAACCCTGGCCGCCAATCCTGGTGTGGACGCCCTGCAGCAGGCTGTCGCCGCCGCGGCTTGGCAGGTCGAGCCGGCCGGTGCCCTGGACGATCCGCAACTAACCTACGCCATCGCGCCACGGTCCGTGGACGCGGCGGGCATCGATCCGGGCCATATCGTGGGTGTTGCCCAGCCGCTGCCCTGGCCGGGTAAGCGAGCGGTACAACGCAAGGCGGCCGAATCCAACGTTCGCGTCGCAGAGTCAGATCTGCGGGCACTGCGGCTGGCGCTGTCGGCCACAGCCCGTCAGGCCTACGCCGAGCTGCACTACCTGCATGGCGCCCTGCGAATCAATGCCGAGCAGCAGCAGCGGCTTACCGAGCTTCAACAGGCCACGTCGGGCCGTTATCGGGCGGGCGCCGGGTCTCAGCATGCGCTGCTCCGCGCCTCAACGCGGCTGGCCGAGCGCCGCCGCCAGGCGCTGGAGTTCACCGCGCGGCGTCGCATGGTGGAGGCGAGGGTGAATGCCATGCGCAATCGTCCCATCCATTCGAGCGTGCCCCGGCCCAGCGGCTGGTCCACCCTGCCTGCGCTGCCGCCCATCGCAGCACTCGAGGGCGCGTTGCGGCAGTCCAATCCGCGCCTGTTGAAACTGCAGGCCCAGGGTAGAACGGCGCAGCTGAATCGTGAACTGGCGGCGCTGGCGTACAAGCCTGACCTCCGGCTGACCGCGAACTATCTGGGGACCTTGCCGCGGTCGGAGTACCGAACCCAGGTCGGGGTGATGCTGAATCTGCCCCTGGGTCAATCCAAACGCCGCGCGGCCGAGGCCGCCGCCGATGCACGAATCGCCGGGCTGGAGGCCGAACAGCGGCAGCAGGTTCAGCACCTGGTCGCGGCGCTGGCCGAGCAGGTGGCCGCCGACCGTGCCGCCGCGCAGATGCTGCAGCTTTATCGAGGCGATCTGGTGCCTCTGGCGCGTCAGACGCTGGAGGCCGCGATGGCCGACTATGCCAGCGGGCGTGGCGATGTAGATGCTGTCATCAATGCCGAGGAGGGCCTGTTGCAGGCGCGAGTGGGCCGCCTGGCTGCGGAGGCGCGCCAATGGAAGCACCGCGCCCGTATCGCGCGCTTAACCGGTGGGATGCTGGACGAACAGCTGCTAGGGGAGACCGGATCGTGA
- a CDS encoding efflux RND transporter periplasmic adaptor subunit: MNTYQRWIVLIAVLMAAVVGYSLGTFRAPEPGTEAMRSGAGGGDGPCEGAPAEYWVAPMDASYRRDGPGKSPMGMDLVPVCGGGSGQSVDVQIEPAVVQHLGIRKAVVRRERLAPTIRASGVVALDADSLNMVHSRAAGWLEQLGVSTVGERVQPGDLLFSLFSPDLLAAEREYLSARGHRALREAAADRLLALGYTRAQIAALARRGSARERSDRHAQAPWVVASLDARPGQFVTPGSMVMTLARLDRVWIYVDVPERQAARLRPGLAAAATVQAWPGRQWTGRVDLVMPEVDASTRTQRARLVFDNPDEQLVPGMFADVTLTPEPDASMLTVPTQAVIRTGQGDRVVRVAAPGQYDIVPVTTGLSTEGRTAVLEGLAAGDQVVISGQFLIDSEANLDAETLRLRARQRPAGRARAIVREVNVADGTVRLEHGPLEPLGETGLSMPGMTMSFDLGAGLDPAAWSPGDRVEVRVERQGAARYVITEIDARSAAPMDHGEMGHGEMGHGEMDHGEMDHGEMDHGEMDHGEMDHGEMDHGEMDHGEMDHGEM; this comes from the coding sequence GTGAACACCTATCAACGTTGGATTGTGCTGATCGCCGTGCTCATGGCCGCTGTGGTCGGTTACTCGCTGGGGACGTTTCGCGCCCCTGAGCCAGGCACCGAGGCGATGCGGTCCGGCGCCGGAGGCGGCGACGGGCCTTGCGAGGGGGCACCAGCCGAGTACTGGGTGGCGCCAATGGACGCCAGCTATCGGCGCGACGGTCCCGGGAAGTCGCCGATGGGCATGGATTTGGTGCCCGTTTGCGGCGGGGGCTCCGGTCAGAGCGTCGATGTTCAGATCGAGCCGGCCGTCGTTCAGCATTTGGGGATACGCAAGGCCGTCGTGCGGCGGGAGCGTCTGGCGCCCACCATTCGTGCCAGCGGTGTCGTGGCGCTGGATGCCGATAGCCTGAACATGGTGCATAGCCGTGCGGCTGGCTGGCTGGAGCAGCTGGGGGTTTCGACGGTGGGTGAGCGCGTGCAGCCCGGTGACTTGCTGTTCTCGTTGTTCTCTCCGGATCTGTTGGCGGCTGAGCGCGAATACCTCAGCGCCCGAGGGCACCGCGCGTTACGGGAGGCCGCCGCCGACCGGCTGCTGGCCCTGGGCTACACGCGCGCGCAGATCGCAGCGCTGGCGCGCCGAGGCTCAGCGAGGGAGCGGAGCGACCGCCACGCGCAGGCACCCTGGGTGGTTGCCTCGCTGGATGCGCGCCCCGGCCAGTTCGTCACGCCCGGGAGCATGGTCATGACGCTGGCCCGGCTCGACCGTGTGTGGATCTATGTGGACGTGCCCGAGCGACAAGCCGCCCGACTCAGGCCCGGACTGGCCGCCGCTGCAACGGTGCAGGCATGGCCCGGGCGGCAATGGACCGGCCGGGTGGACCTCGTGATGCCTGAGGTCGACGCCTCGACCCGCACGCAGCGGGCGCGTCTGGTGTTCGACAATCCAGACGAGCAGCTCGTGCCGGGCATGTTTGCCGACGTGACGCTGACCCCGGAGCCCGATGCCTCGATGCTGACGGTGCCAACACAGGCCGTGATCCGAACGGGCCAGGGTGATCGCGTGGTGCGCGTGGCAGCGCCTGGCCAGTACGACATTGTTCCCGTCACCACCGGGCTGAGCACCGAGGGGCGGACCGCGGTGCTAGAGGGTTTGGCGGCCGGCGATCAGGTTGTGATCAGCGGTCAGTTCTTGATCGATTCCGAGGCCAATCTGGATGCCGAGACGCTACGCCTGCGAGCCCGTCAGCGGCCGGCTGGCCGGGCCCGGGCGATCGTCCGCGAGGTGAACGTCGCCGATGGCACGGTTCGCCTGGAACACGGGCCGCTTGAACCGCTTGGCGAGACCGGCCTGTCCATGCCAGGGATGACCATGTCGTTTGATCTGGGTGCGGGACTGGACCCGGCAGCATGGTCCCCGGGGGATCGGGTCGAGGTTCGGGTCGAGCGGCAGGGCGCCGCGCGCTATGTGATCACCGAGATCGACGCCAGGTCGGCAGCGCCGATGGATCACGGCGAGATGGGCCATGGTGAGATGGGCCATGGTGAGATGGACCATGGTGAGATGGACCATGGTGAGATGGACCATGGTGAGATGGACCATGGTGAGATGGACCATGGTGAGATGGACCATGGTGAGATGGACCATGGTGAGATGGACCATGGTGAGATGG